From Triticum aestivum cultivar Chinese Spring chromosome 7B, IWGSC CS RefSeq v2.1, whole genome shotgun sequence:
AGTGGACTAATTGTTGTAACCTGAACAATAATATGCAGGAAACCATAAGAGATATACTTCAGGATTTAGCTAAACATCCACGTACGGATAAACTGCGCCAAAGCCACTCGATGGATGCTACACACTACATGCCATGCCAAATAATTGCCGAATCTAAGTTCCAAATGTGAATGCATGTGTGCGCCTCTAATAAATGATACCGTAATAATTTCCACATGGACAGAAAACCATACATGGATATTCTTATGTTTCAGGAAATCAAATGCATATATAAATGATTCATCTTTGGTTTCTGATGTCTAGATTGATTTATATTTTTCAGATGTGTTTTGAAACAGTCTATGGTGAAGATGTGTGTAGCGTATTAGCGAAAATTATTAGTACAATCCAGAATACAAATAACTCACTTAATAGAGAATAAAGTAGACAATATGTGCAAGAATACATGCAGCATTTTGGAGGTAAATCTGACCTGAAATGGGAATAGAGAAGTATTGCATGACCTCTCGGCAGACCAAAACCTCTATTATCTTCCTTGCACTCCTACTTGGTTGTTATTCAGTTGTGTGGCTGCTCACATAAGTTGCTTCCACGGCTGGGCTTTGTACATAGAACAGCCCATGTAGGCCAACTAATCAAAACCCTCCAAAAATGCTACCGGAATAGCCGCCCGTAGGATGTTAATGCCAGGTAGCAGAGACAGTTTTGCTTAGATATATGCATCCGACGACCAGCAACAACCAAAACATTAAATCGGTCGGCTCACGCAATGTCGCGCCTGTCCATTTTTCCCATATAATAGTAGGAAATTATATAGCAATATGGAGGAATGAAACATGGAGTTTACTGATTTATATTAGATAGTGAAAGTGAAAACGTCTCAACTACAATTAAATTTCATGAGACTTGGGCATGTCATATCGATCCATGTTATGGAAAATTGAAGTTATAGGACAAAATAGGTGGAAAACAAGTTAACCTGTCTAAAATTTTAAAATATCTTCAGAGTGGTGAGTAGGACGTCCTTTTTGGAAATTCAGCAGGCCACCAAGTCAATCTCTACTAATCGTATATCAAAAACAATTGTTAGCCAACAATATACACAGTACCATACTTACATGATAAATAGCAACATTGGAACCATGTACACAGCCACGCACGGGGTAGTCATGGACAAATGATAAGTCATAGGTAATATTCGTGCATGTCTATTTGAATTTTGGTATTTTATATAAGTAAATATGGGTAGAAGGACAAGCCATAAGTACTAATCATGTATGTGTGTTTATTTGTATAGTACTTCATTCTACTAAATGTTAAACTTGCACAACATGGTACAATTTCAGAGCATTACATTAGGACGGCAGATTAAACACCAATGAGAAAAGAGAGGATGTATGGTTCACCTACATGCAGGTAGGTCGCCATGAAGGTGTGAGCCCTTGACCCTGTGCACCTGCATGAACCCCTTATTGCCACATGTATATATAAGAAAGAAAAGGCAGTGCATAACTGTCAACTGTGCACTGATATTGCCGAGAACGAAGAAAAATGGTAAAAAGGCAATGTAAGCCTCAACCAAGCAAGTTGGTTTAAACTTTAAACTCTAATAAAATAAATCCACAGCAAGAAATATTGCCACAATTAAGATATCTACTATTGCTCATAATATCAATTGTGGAGCTATCTGTTCATTGGAATTGGAACCGTCAATTCTCCGAGGAAAGAACGCAACTGAGAGATGTAAGCGACTATTGCTTCTGCTACTTGCTCTGTAATGTGACCCCTACAATTCAAATTCTGAAAGCTGTCTAGTCAGCAATAACCAGTACTAATGATAATGATTTGCTGGATACCTGGGTAGCAGGGTGGGGCAATTATAAAACAAACACCAGCGGAAAGAGGTGAGGCTGGAAGCAGCACTGTCTTCTGCTCCTGAAGCTCCAGCCGATAGAGAGGAAGGTCTATAGTCCGCTAGCTGTCTCCCCGCATATGCATATATAGTCAATCTGCTATGGCATTGAGAACAAGACTGCAAGAAAATAGGCATATTAGTCGATGGGGATAATTGTGGACCGGAAGCAGTGGAAGTATAAGCATACAACGATAGCTTTATATGCCAAATAAACAAATTATCAAACACCTGACCTACAATAGCCATCAGAGATTTGTCTCCCTTTATTTCACGCTTAAGGTCTAACAATACCAAAATTCCAATAACCTGAAAAGAATACAAACAACGAATAAGATTGTGGTGCTATGCTATTTCCCATTTTTTTTACTCTTCTTTATGCCAAATATGACATCAAGTCAATGTAGCCTGTGTTTGTGGATCGGGGAGTGCTGGCCATGATGCCGGTGGTAACAGacaaggggaggaggagggagaaaaggggggggggggggggggcaccccggCGGCGCCTAGGGTTCGCCGCATCGCACCTTCGCGCACGTCGCGTCGGGTCGATCCGGGCTGGACGCCTCGCCTCGAGTCGATTCCCACCTCGCCGGAATCCCTCGTGAACCTGGCCTAATCTCCACCCGCGCCGGAAGATCGCCCACGTCTCCTCTGTGCGCCTGCAGTGGTAGTCGATGAAACCGGCGGCTCCTCTGTGTGGCTCGCATCGGCAGCTTTTTTTTGCAACGATCCCTCGAAGCCCAGGCGATAGAATGGTCTGGCTGACGGCCCAGTGCGCCAGAGGCCTTCGTTTCAGCCTCTGGAGCAGCAGCCCACAGGGACAGTTGGGCCAGATTAACCAGATTACGGGACAGATTGCGAAATCTGACGGTCAGGAAAGATCGGATCGTGAAATGGACGGCCCAAAATGCTAATTCGCTTAGAGAGCTTGGTTTAGGTTCAGTTTTAATGTCCTTAATAGGCTCTAGATTAATTGCAATGATACGAAATGGCTTAGGGCAACCATTCTTTATGTTTGCTGAGAAAAAGTAGCGTGTGTATTGCGCCAAAATATATAGAGCGGTACTCAGAGCATCTACGGCCGGCATCCTTAAATCCTTCACAAATGTTCACGGACATGCCTGGTTAGTGATCGGACAGAAGAGAGAAGTAAAAAATGACACAATCGGATCCCTCATGACATCCCTATACGTCCGGTCCGTCCGCGAACCCTCATAATGTAGGGAGGatatgaggccaactccaccgcgcgaccctatcctatccgcccccgtccgtttggggtaaaagggacaaaagaggcggcccagcgcgcggcctcaaagggacaaatgtccggattccgtccgtttttgacccattcccggcccaaacttgcgctcggtttggggtgaaacggacagcgcgcggacgggcgggacgcgcgcgcttgtcctcccctggcccgcctgtcggtgggagaaaccaaaaccccccacgcccatttggcgccatttgccccaaaccctcccacgtccctcccgccgcccctctctcccccgtccatggccgacgccccgccgggttccggcggcctggccgtcgacccgcccacaaaggtgaagaagaaggcgccaaggaagccatgGTCGGAGTGCAcaccggaggagatcgccaagttagacgcggaatcggcgaagaggagggaacggagagcggtcgtcaaggtcaatgccgccgcggccaagttcgccgcccagCGCGAGGAGCTGGAGGCCGCGCGGTGCAAGGCCGCTGCCGGcgagaaggaggacctcgtcaacaaagcgcacgccatcctcatgcttggcatgggccgtccTGCCGGGTTCCCTGCAGCGGTCGTCGGCCCGGCGAGCATAGGCTCGGCGGTCGCCTGGCCTAtgcactgccagtcgccgacgtcgcgcACCGCGCCCATGTCGCCCTGCTTCCCTCCGCCAAGGCATGATggccagacccgtttctcggggtcgccAGACGTGGGCTTGTTAGCGTCGTCCATACCGCGCcccgcggccgtcatcgacctcaacgtcacgcctgggtccagcagcggcgggcaGCCATCCGTCGAGATGCTAAGAAAGCAGGCACGGgcaccgttcacgggcaccatgccAGCCCCCCGCGTCTTGTTTGACGAAATGCCAACCCCAACGCCAGCGGTCGATGACCCCTTCTACAACCGCtacatggaggacgtgatcttcgacggtgggcatggccgtgcctacgaccctgatgagacccaaagtcaggatggccgcgccgAGTACGTCCCCGATGAACGGGGCGACGACcatgctgactacgaccatggtgactcgtggcatgaagacgatgacatctatgtcgaaggtgatgaagaagaagaagaagaagaaggcaatgacgttgatattagtggtgcgccattgttcatcgacgagctcacccaaagagcggaggcacaaaagaagaggaagagcattcgcacgggttcatatacacaagatgaggacaagttgatttgccaagcttggatggagattagccaagatccgaggaccggcgcgcaacaaaagggcattgttttttggacgagagtccacaaaacattccaaGAAAGGAAGATGTTCGAGCCCTTccaaattacaagcaaccgtggcatcggctcgattcaaaaaagatggttgttcatccaacaagagtgcaacaagtattgcgccgcatttgagagcgttgaagcacggcccgtgagtggtctcggcgttggggacatggtatgatCTCCTCTTTCTagccctttccttgctacggccatgagacttcggccgtgtatttgtttgcatgttcacttgttgttgatcatgtggtgtagcattccaatctttggaggcattcaaggcccggcacaatgacaagccattcactcttacgcattgttggacgctcatcaacatgtgccctaagttcaaggaccaataccgtgaactacaaaggaagagaggactgaagacggccaagttcgccggaggtggagatggcgaggcgttgaagaggccgaggggcatgccacgcccaatatgcgaccctatccaaaaggaattcgaaggtcccaccaaggatagacccgcatattgaaacgcttttgcaaggtggatatcattacatcaacattacataatagatggggatacatacataaggcatacaatgccacatgaatacaatatcacaatacataagagcatcatccgactacggatgaaacacaaacagaaactcaaacgacatccaccctgctagcccaggctgccgacctggagcctatcccctgatcgaagaagcagaagaagaactccaagacaagcaaacatcgctctcacgtcaagatcatcacataacctgtacctgcaactgttgttgtagtaatctgtgagccacgaggactcagcaatcccattaccatgggtatcaagactagcaaagcttaaagggaaaggaaggggtaaagtggtgaggctgcagcagcaactaagcatatatggtggctaacatacgcaaataacagcgagaagagagcaagcagaaacggtcgtgaaactagcaatgatcaagaagtgatcctgaactcctacttacgtcaaatataacccagaaaccgtgttcacttcccggactccgccgagaagagaccatcacggccacacacgcggttgatgtgttttaattcggatctggtgtcaagttatctacaaccggacattaacaaattcccatctgcctataaccgcaggcacggctttcgaaagattataccctgcaggggtgtcccaacttagcccatgacaagctctcgcgatcaacgaaggaatagaccttctcccaggaagacccgatcaaactcggaatcccggtttacaagaattttcgacaatggtaaaacaagaccagcaagaccgcccgatgcgccgacaatcccgataggagctgcacatatctcattctcagggcaacaccggatgagacatcctacgagtaaaaccagaccttgagttgccccgaggtggccccgcagtctactcggttcggaccaacacttagacaagcactggcccgggggggctaaaataaagatgaccctcgggttggccgacccaagggaaagggataggtggtggtgaggcaaatggtaaaaccaaggttgggccttgctggaggagttttattcaaagcaaactgtcaagggggtcccataaatcacccgactgcgtaaggaacgcaaaatccgggaacataacaccggtatgacggaaactagggcggcaagagtggaacaaaacactaggcaaaaggccaagccttccaccctttaccaaatatacagatgcattaataatataagagatattgtgatatcccaaccaaaaatcctgtccaccatggagcaatcttcaacttcacctgcaactagcaacgctataagagggctgagcaaaagcggtaacatagccaaacaacggtttgcataggaaaggtgtcaaaggttagaggttcatggcaatatgggatggctcgataaacagatgataggtagcgcagcaaagcgatagaacgaagcaactagcatagcaatgatagtagtgagatccagggtagcggtcatcttgcctgaaatcccgcaaggaagaagaacgagtccatgaagaagacgaacggatgaagccgaaccaagcatagacgaacgaatcctcacgatcgcaacgaaacaggaactatcgagaagaagcacacaacatagtaaacacaccacacatgaacaagacatgatgcacaaccaagcatgatgcatgacaaagctacatgaagctactcatggcaagagatgaggcaaacaagagcaacacatcaaggcaagtttaaatgaggccgggaacaacatataacaataccggtaagtcctcatatgcatatttcgaaattggtccagatttgaataaacattatgttcaagttgttaaacaacaagttaagatgcacaagatgatctacacgagattctagtcaagttacatataaagttcaattagttcggggctacggcctagaagatatgagcaagacaagttaaacatggcattgatgcaaaatgcacacaaacatcaagcaaacatctcaaaacaaagatgcaacatgataatatgaaactacatgcaattctaagcaagtttcatatagagcacactcaaaacggagcaacggttcaacacacacacatgaaacaagttaaaggacaagctgtccaaaacagcaactaggcatattgcaagcatcaaaacaacatgcgacaacaccccaacatgataacaaaaggcatggacatgatgtacaggtaaagcacaacaaaacatgaacactgagctatctccagaaactactagaacatactcaaacacacatggtaagattacaagtttcaacaatttcagactttgcagaaaataacagcacgatgcaatgtttagagctatcaaacaacatgttacaggaacttataatggcaaccaaaggcatggcatgaatctactaattgcatagatcaaaagtcccttacttaccataagccaaaaaggaccagaaaatatgatggcacccatgtaaacatagcaagttctattacagattcatacatggcaggaacataaatatgaaggcatgtagatgagcttgtgcaactcactacagagcaatacatggcatgtaaaggcacccaacagtaagaaggcatgtttgtgaagctaagcaagtcaagaacaagtccatagcatgcaaggatcaactacaacaagcttggccaaattgaataacacgtaaacaatctgccaggaaacagtttgaagcaaaagtagagcacgaaaatgacatgctagactactccataattgcaaccaagggcatgaatggatagacaataaccatgttttcaaaacacccttactgaagtatctcaaattatgcatggatctctctgtaacaacatgtttacatggcatcaaatttACAGCAGAACAGGTACTAAAATTagcattaacacgaagcctagtttgcatgcttgtgctagtcaccacattgatcacaaaaatacatggtgagcacctctataaagaagacatagcctagttcaaaacacatgtagacatcaacctcataggatgcacacatcaatcatggcaaaaatgacaaaagagctcgttctgataacagacagcagaaaacaacaTGAAGCAcacttgcaacaatgattcaggcatctacacgacctcaaatgaatatgatgcaatggaatgaaatgatgtactcgttgagacgaacaatttgacatattacacgcgcaaaacggagccaCGAATGCAGAGATATATCACGTCAAAGTATGCAACATTTTAAACGTTTCTGGGGACTTAGCAGATTTTATACCTCCCGAAAACTGGACGGGACgaagcgggacgaggagatccgggcgggGACGGGGCCGTTTGGTTCgagggagtggtggatctcgtccactcCCTCGGATCTAGCCGGAGCTCCAGCGaggtgaactccggcgagcggcacggggcgcggaggaggccggagggaggCGCGGTCGCCGGAGGAGGCGCACACCGGCGTGGTGCAGGGCGCGGTGGCCGGCTCCGGCGAacggaggcggcgcggggccggcTGAGGGCGGCGAAGGACGCggcagccgcggcggcggcgccatagcgaggtccggcgacgggcgaggggcggccggcgaggaggagggcaacgggcgcgggcggtggcgggcggcgcccgaggcgggtggcggcggcggcgacccggTACGGCGGCGGTTCGGCGAGgcgcgccggcgcgggcggcgaggcagagcgggctccggtcgccggagttgCAAGCGGGCGGCGCGACGGCGGGGATCTCCGGCGAAGGAGGCGGGGagcacaggcggcggcgcgggcgcgatGGGCCGGGCGGGCCTCGCTCGGGCCCCGGCGGGCCCGCGCGGGTGGCGGCGAAGCGCGGGACAGTTGGCGCGAAGGGATTcgccgggagcggcggcgcggacgtgtccggccgtcggcggacatgtccgacggcgcGGAGGAaggtttttttagggtttcggggggatttgaccgcgaatttcgggggaggggcatatatataggtagagggagctaggagagtccaaatgaggagctgttttcggccacgcgatcgtgatcaaacgaccgagagcatggaggcgagttaggtgggttttgggccactttggaaggggtgttgggctgcaaagaggaggaggctttacggttacccggttaaccgttggagtaccaaacgacctccaaatgacacgaaacttgacaggcggtctaccgatggtataccaaggccacttggcaagg
This genomic window contains:
- the LOC123161058 gene encoding uncharacterized protein isoform X1, with translation MRATQRSRRFHRLPLQAHRGDVGDLPARVEIRPGSRGIPARWESTRGEASSPDRPDATCAKVIGILVLLDLKREIKGDKSLMAIVGQSCSQCHSRLTIYAYAGRQLADYRPSSLSAGASGAEDSAASSLTSFRWCLFYNCPTLLPRCTGSRAHTFMATYLHRLTWWPAEFPKRTSYSPL
- the LOC123161058 gene encoding uncharacterized protein isoform X2 — its product is MRATQRSRRFHRLPLQAHRGDVGDLPARVEIRPGSRGIPARWESTRGEASSPDRPDATCAKVIGILVLLDLKREIKGDKSLMAISCSQCHSRLTIYAYAGRQLADYRPSSLSAGASGAEDSAASSLTSFRWCLFYNCPTLLPRCTGSRAHTFMATYLHRLTWWPAEFPKRTSYSPL
- the LOC123161058 gene encoding uncharacterized protein isoform X4 — translated: MRATQRSRRFHRLPLQAHRGDVGDLPARVEIRPGSRGIPARWESTRGEASSPDRPDATCAKVIGILVLLDLKREIKGDKSLMAIVGQSCSQCHSRLTIYAYAGRQLADYRPSSLSAGASGAEDSAASSLTSFRWCLFYNCPTLLPRCTGSRAHTFMATYLH
- the LOC123161058 gene encoding uncharacterized protein isoform X3 → MRATQRSRRFHRLPLQAHRGDVGDLPARVEIRPGSRGIPARWESTRGEASSPDRPDATCAKVIGILVLLDLKREIKGDKSLMAIVGQSCSQCHSRLTIYAYAGRQLADYRPSSLSAGASGAEDSAASSLTSFRWCLFYNCPTLLPRCTGSRAHTFMATYLHARHCVSRPI